From a region of the Theobroma cacao cultivar B97-61/B2 chromosome 8, Criollo_cocoa_genome_V2, whole genome shotgun sequence genome:
- the LOC18592255 gene encoding uncharacterized protein LOC18592255 has protein sequence MERSEPALAPEWLRSTGTVTGGGNSAHHFASSSSHSDVSSVAHHGRNRNSRNLIDFDSPHSAFLDRASSLNSRRSSSNGSAKHAYSSFSRNHRDKDRDRDKERSSFGDHWDRDSSDPLESILTSRVEKLGGISISRVERETLRRSYSMVSRKQGEPLSRRIAVDSRDSGNGNHNNGNGLLSGGTIGSSIHKAVFEKDFPSLGNEEKQGVPEIARVSSPGLSSASQSLPVGNSALIGGEGWTSALAEVPSVVGSSSTGSLPAPVTVSTSGSGAPSVTAGLNMAEALVQAPSRIRTAPQLSVKTQRREELAIKQSRQLIPVTPLMPKGSVLNSSDKSKAKPAVRTSEMNIAVKSGQQQSPHGGHAKSDMPKTSGKLLVLKPGWENGVSSPTQKDVASPTTNSNSRAATNQHAVAPVTSSPARNSNNTKLSAGERKPAALNPIAGFTVEKRPSLAQTQSRNDFFNLLKKKTSTNTSAALPDSDLHNSSCTTEKSEVTKEVVCASATAHANENGTASNSNGDACQEAQRFSDDGEKNMSSTAMVYPDEEEAAFLRSLGWEENSGEDEGLTEEEINAFYQEYMKLRPSLKLCRGVQPKQAESFATNLGGASSELSSLDSGSEA, from the exons ATGGAAAGAAGTGAACCAGCATTAGCTCCAGAATGGTTGAGAAGTACTGGCACTGTTACTGGGGGTGGCAATTCAGCCCACCACTTtgcttcctcttcttctcACTCAG ATGTTTCTTCAGTGGCGCATCATGGGAGGAATAGAAACTCTAggaatttaattgattttgattcCCCTCATTCGGCATTTTTGGATCGGGCATCTTCGTTGAATTCACGGAGGAGTTCTAGTAATGGTTCTGCAAAGCATGCTTACAGTAGCTTTAGTAGGAATCACCGTGATAAAGATCGAGATAGGGATAAAGAGAGGTCGAGCTTTGGGGACCATTGGGATCGTGATTCTTCTGACCCTTTAGAAAGTATCTTAACCAGTAGGGTTGAGAAATTAGGAGGTATCTCAATCAGTCGGGTCGAGAGAGAGACCTTGCGGCGTTCTTATTCTATGGTCTCTAGGAAACAGGGTGAGCCTTTGTCTCGAAGGATTGCGGTGGACTCAAGAGACAGTGGTAATGGTAACCATAACAATGGCAATGGTCTGCTTTCTGGGGGTACTATTGGGAGTAGCATCCACAAGGCTGTGTTTGAGAAAGATTTTCCCTCTCTTGGAAATGAAGAGAAGCAAGGGGTGCCTGAGATAGCTAGAGTGTCATCTCCTGGTTTGAGCTCAGCTTCTCAGAGTTTGCCTGTTGGTAATTCAGCTTTGATTGGTGGAGAAGGATGGACCTCAGCTCTGGCTGAAGTCCCCAGTGTGGTTGGAAGTAGTAGCACAGGTTCCTTGCCTGCCCCCGTAACTGTTTCCACCTCAGGTTCTGGTGCTCCTAGTGTTACAGCTGGTCTTAATATGGCTGAAGCACTAGTTCAAGCTCCGTCACGGATCCGTACTGCCCCCCAG CTATCTGTCAAGACTCAAAGACGTGAGGAACTGGCTATTAAGCAATCAAGGCAACTAATACCAGTGACACCTTTGATGCCTAAGGGTTCA GTTCTCAATTCATCTGATAAATCAAAAGCTAAACCAGCAGTCAGAACAAGTGAGATGAATATAGCTGTCAAGAGTGGGCAGCAACAATCCCCGCATGGTGGACATGCCAAGTCTGATATGCCAAAGACATCTGGGAAGCTTTTGGTTCTTAAACCAGGATGGGAAAATGGGGTGTCATCCCCTACTCAGAAGGATGTTGCTAGTCCAACAACCAATTCCAACAGCAGAGCTGCGACTAACCAACATGCTGTTGCTCCTGTCACATCTTCTCCTGCAAGAAACTCAAACAACACCAAGCTTTCTGCTGGGGAACGCAAGCCAGCTGCCTTGAATCCAATAGCTGGGTTCACTGTTGAAAAGAGACCATCTTTGGCTCAAACCCAGAGCcgaaatgatttttttaatctcCTGAAGAAGAAGACCTCAACAAACACTTCTGCTGCTCTTCCAGATTCAGATCTGCATAATTCGTCTTGCACCACAGAGAAATCTGAAGTAACAAAGGAAGTAGTCTGTGCTTCTGCGACTGCTCATGCTAATGAGAATGGTACTGCATCAAATAGCAATGGTGACGCCTGTCAAGAGGCTCAAAGATTTTCTGATGATGGAGAAAAGAATATGAGCTCCACTGCAATGGTTTATCCAGATGAGGAAGAAGCTGCATTCCTTCGTTCTCTTGGCTGGGAAGAAAACTCTGGTGAGGATGAAGGCCTTACAGAAGAGGAGATTAATGCTTTTTATCAGGAG TACATGAAACTGAGGCCGTCTCTGAAACTGTGCCGCGGCGTGCAGCCAAAGCAGGCTGAATCTTTTGCAACTAATTTGGGTGGAGCGTCTTCAGAATTGAGCTCGTTGGACTCTGGATCTGAAGCTTGA
- the LOC18592252 gene encoding transmembrane protein 50A, whose translation MDLGELWAIFGPGVSGAVFGAGWWFWIDAVVCSSVSVSFVHYLPGIFASIAALMFNCVRKEDIDYSPYEEGEWRLKLWLFFAYVVSFVSLAASVGLLIQDSLVKSGPSVWTGTAGVLQCVFVLISGLIYWTSHSE comes from the exons ATGGATTTAGGGGAGCTGTGGGCGATCTTCGGGCCCGGCGTCTCTGGAGCCGTGTTCGGTGCCGGCTGGTGGTTTTGGATCGACGCCGTCGTTTGTAGTTCCGTTTCTGTCTCTTTCGTCCACTATTTACCTG gaATATTTGCATCTATTGCGGCTTTGATGTTCAATTGTGTTAGAAAAGAGGATATCGATTACTCTCCCTATGAAGAAGGCGAGTGGAG GTTGAAGCTCTGGCTTTTCTTTGCTTATGTTGTATCCTTTGTCTCACTGGCTGCTTCAGTGGGCCTGTTGATACAAGATTCGCTTGTGAAATCTGGTCCTTCGGTGTGGACTGGAACTGCAGGTGTCTTACAGTGTGTGTTCGTCTTAATCAG CGGGCTGATATATTGGACTTCTCACTCAGAATAA
- the LOC18592253 gene encoding putative glucan endo-1,3-beta-glucosidase GVI — translation MASKFAQLFVSALVLLTQLLSLADARNIGVCYGLNGNNLPSPTDVINLYKRSQIDNIRIYEPYPEVLQALRGSGLSVAIGPRNEDIASFAASQDAANAWVNTNIVPYKNDVSFKWINIGNEVIPGPLGANVPAAMNNIRNALSSVGLTGVKVTTVLAGTALGASFPPSAGVFASDITETITSIAGILAQEDAPLMVNVYPYFAYSSDPTHISAEYALFTSTSAVVSDGRLQYFNLFDAVCDAFNAALEKINFANVKLAVAETGWPTAGNPPLSSVANAQTYNRNLMNHVMQNGTPRRPGHLMEAFFFEMFNENLKENAVEQNFGFFFPSTEPVYPFW, via the exons ATGGCTTCAAAATTTGCTCAGTTGTTTGTCTCAGCACTGGTGCTGTTAACTCAGTTGCTTTCTCTCGCTG ATGCCCGCAATATTGGTGTTTGCTATGGTTTAAACGGAAATAATCTTCCATCTCCGACGGATGTCATCAACCTTTACAAAAGAAGTCAAATTGACAATATCAGGATCTATGAGCCTTATCCAGAAGTGCTTCAAGCGTTACGGGGGTCAGGGCTATCCGTCGCTATTGGTCCAAGGAATGAAGACATAGCGAGCTTTGCAGCAAGTCAAGATGCAGCCAATGCCTGGGTTAACACGAACATCGTCCCTTACAAGAATGATGTTTCGTTCAAATGGATCAACATCGGCAACGAAGTCATTCCAGGGCCATTGGGTGCAAATGTTCCTGCAGCCATGAACAACATCAGAAATGCACTCTCCTCAGTCGGGCTAACCGGGGTTAAGGTCACCACTGTACTCGCTGGAACTGCACTGGGAGCCTCGTTCCCTCCTTCTGCTGGTGTTTTTGCAAGCGATATAACAGAGACCATAACCAGTATTGCTGGCATTCTGGCTCAAGAGGATGCACCCCTTATGGTCAATGTGTACCCATACTTTGCATACTCCTCGGACCCTACTCATATTTCCGCTGAATATGCCTTGTTCACTTCCACTTCAGCGGTGGTGAGCGATGGAAGGTTGCAATATTTCAATCTCTTTGATGCCGTGTGCGATGCTTTCAATGCCGCCTTAGAAAAGATCAACTTCGCTAATGTAAAACTTGCAGTAGCCGAGACTGGGTGGCCGACTGCGGGAAATCCACCTCTCTCGAGTGTGGCAAATGCTCAAACTTATAACAGGAACCTTATGAATCATGTGATGCAGAATGGGACTCCAAGAAGGCCAGGACATCTCATGGAGGCGTTTTTCTTTGAGATGTTCAATGAAAACTTGAAGGAAAATGCAGTCGAGCAGAACTTCGGATTCTTCTTCCCCAGCACGGAACCTGTCTATCCATTTTGGTGA